From Aythya fuligula isolate bAytFul2 chromosome 20, bAytFul2.pri, whole genome shotgun sequence, a single genomic window includes:
- the WSB1 gene encoding WD repeat and SOCS box-containing protein 1, with the protein MASFPPRVNEKLIARSRTVGELLAPTSPFDKKCGRENWTVAFAPDGSYFAWSQGHRIVKLVPWSQCLNNFLLHGTKNVANSISTRLPRQNSDSGQKNKPCEHIIDCGDIVWSLAFGSSVPEKESRCVNIEWHRFKFGQDQLLLATGLNNGRIKIWDVYTGKLLLNLMDHTEVVRDLTFAPDGSLILVSASRDKTLRVWDLKDDGNMMKVLRGHQNWVYGCAFSPDSSILCSVGASKAVFLWDMDKYSMIRKLEGHHNDVVACEFSPDGALLATASYDTRVYVWDPYIGVILMDFGHLFPPPTPIFAGGANDRWVRSVSFSHDGLHIASLADDKMVRFWRIDEEYPVQVAPLNNGLCCTFSTDGSVLAAGTQDGSVYFWATPRQVSSLQHLCRMAIRRVMPTSQVKNLPIPSKVVEFLCYQI; encoded by the exons ATGGCCAGCTTTCCCCCGAGGGTCAACGAGAAGCTCATCG caCGGTCCCGTACTGTAGGAGAGCTCTTAGCCCCCACTTCTCCTTTTGACAAGAAGTGTGGCCGTGAGAACTGGACTGTCGCCTTTGCTCCCGATGGATCTTACTTTGCGTGGTCGCAAGGACATCGCATAGTGAAGCTGGTCCCCTGGTCCCAGTGCCTTAATAACTT cttgTTGCATGGCACAAAGAATGTTGCAAATTCTATCAGTACAAGACTTCCAAGACAGAACAGTGACAGTGGTCAGAAAAACAAGCCCTGTGAACATATAATAGACTGTGGTGATATTGTATGGAGTCTTGCTTTTGGGTCTTCAGTGCCTGAGAAGGAGAGCCGCTGTGTGAATATAGAATGGCATCGTTTCAAATTTGGGCAAGACCAGCTTCTACTTGCAACAGGCTTGAACAATGGGCGCATCAAGATATGGGATGTATATACAG GAAAACTCCTCCTTAACCTGATGGACCATACAGAAGTTGTTAGAGATTTAACCTTTGCCCCAGATGGCAGCCTGATTTTAGTGTCTGCATCCAGAGACAAAACACTGAGAGTGTGGGACCTGAAAGATGATG gaaataTGATGAAAGTGTTGAGAGGACATCAGAATTGGGTATATGGTTGTGCATTCTCTCCAGACTCTTCCATTCTCTGTTCTGTTGGAGCTAGTAAAGCA GTTTTTCTCTGGGATATGGATAAATACTCCATGATACGGAAACTTGAAGGACATCACAATGATGTTGTAGCTTGTGAGTTTTCTCCTGATGGAGCTTTACTGGCTACTGCATCTTACGATACTCGTGTCTATGTCTGGGATCCATATATTGGAGTTATTCTTATGGATTTTGG GCATCTGTTTCCCCCTCCTACTCCAATATTTGCTGGAGGTGCAAATGACCGCTGGGTTAGATCAGTATCTTTTAGTCACGATGGACTACATATTGCAAGCCTTGCTGATGATAA aatggTAAGATTCTGGAGAATTGATGAAGAGTACCCCGTACAAGTTGCACCTCTGAACAATGGGCTCTGCTGCACCTTTTCTACTGATGGCAGTGTTCTAGCTGCAGG GACACAGGATGGCAGTGTGTACTTCTGGGCAACTCCGAGACAAGTTTCAAGTCTCCAACACCTATGTCGTATGGCAATTCGGAGAGTGATGCCAACCAGCCAAGTCAAGAACTTGCCTATCCCATCAAAAGTGGTGGAGTTCCTCTGTTACCAGATTTGA